One Equus caballus isolate H_3958 breed thoroughbred chromosome 14, TB-T2T, whole genome shotgun sequence DNA segment encodes these proteins:
- the PCDHB3 gene encoding protocadherin beta-3 isoform X1 → MAGSAQEAGGERFLRQRQVLFLFAFLGGSLAGSESRRYSVAEEKERGFLITNLAKDLGLSVGELAARGAQVMSKGNRQHFQLSHQTGDLLLLEKLDREELCGSTEPCILHFQILLQNPLQFITNELQVIDENDHSPVFFENEIQLKILESTPPGTVIPLGNAEDLDVGRNSLQNYTISPNFHFHVLTRGGRDGRKYAELVLDKALDREEQPELSLTLTALDGGTPPRYGTVRVHIQVLDINDNAPEFTQSLYEVQILENSPVNSLIVTVSASDLDTGNFGTISYAFFHASEEIRKTFRLDPITGDIQLVKYLNFEAINTYEVNVEAKDGGGLSGKSTVIIQVVDVNDNAPELTVSSITSPIPENSPETVVAVFSVSDLDSGDNGKMVCSIENDLPFVLKPSAENFYTLLSEGALDREKRAEYNITITVTDLGTPRLKTQHNITVLVSDVNDNAPAFTQTSYTLWVRENNSPALHIGSVSATDTDAGANAQLTYSLLPPQDPHLPLASLVSINADNGHLFALRSLDYEALQAFEFGVGATDRGSPALSSQARVRVLVLDANDNSPFVLYPLQNGSAPCTELVPRAAEAGYLVTKVVAVDGDSGQNAWLSYQLLKATEPGLFGVWPHNGEVRTARLLSERDAPKHRLLVQVRDNGEPPRSASVTLHVLLVDGFSQPYLPLPEAAAEQARADPLTVYLVVALASVSSLFLLSVLLFVAVRLCRRSRAASLGRCTVPEGPFPGHLVDVSGTGTLSQSYQYEVCLRAGSGTSEFSFLKPSVPSALVHDTEQY, encoded by the coding sequence ATGGCAGGCAGTGCACAGGAGGCCGGAGGGGAGCGCTTTCTTAGACAAAGGCAAgttctgtttctctttgcttttctggGTGGGTCTCTGGCTGGGTCTGAGTCGAGACGCTACTCTGTGGCTGAGGAAAAAGAGAGGGGCTTTCTGATAACCAACCTAGCAAAGGATCTGGGGCTGAGTGTAGGGGAACTGGCTGCGAGGGGAGCCCAAGTTATGTCTAAAGGGAACAGACAGCATTTTCAGCTCAGCCATCAGACCGGTGATTTGCTCCTGCTGGAGAAATTGGACCGGGAGGAGCTATGCGGCTCCACAGAGCCATGTATACTGCATTTTCAGATATTACTGCAAAACCCTTTGCAATTTATTACAAATGAGCTCCAGGTCATAGACGAGAATGACCATTCTCCGGTGTTCTTTGAAAATGAGATACAGCTGAAAATCCTAGAAAGCACTCCACCAGGAACAGTAATTCCTTTGGGAAATGCCGAAGACTTGGATGTGGGAAGAAACAGTCTCCAAAACTACACGATCAGTCCCAATTTTCATTTCCACGTTCTCACACGCGGTGGTAGGGATGGAAGGAAGTACGCAGAACTAGTGCTGGACAAAGCGCTGGACCGTGAGGAGCAGCCTGAGCTCAGTTTAACGCTCACGGCGCTGGATGGCGGGACTCCACCCAGGTATGGGACAGTCCGGGTTCACATCCAGGTCTTAGACATAAACGACAATGCCCCAGAATTTACGCAGTCCCTCTATGAGGTTCAAATTCTAGAGAACAGCCCCGTTAACTCTCTTATTGTCACTGTCTCAGCGTCTGATTTAGATACAGGAAATTTTGGGACAATATCATATGCATTTTTTCATGCTTCGGAAGAAATTCGCAAAACTTTTCGACTGGATCCAATTACTGGTGATATCCAACTAgtcaaatatttgaattttgagGCGATTAATACTTATGAAGTCAACGTAGAAGCCAAGGATGGTGGAGGCCTTTCGGGAAAATCAACAGTGATCATTCAGGTAGTTGATGTGAACGACAACGCACCAGAACTGACCGTGTCATCAATTACTAGTCCTATCCCAGAGAACTCGCCGGAGACTGTGGTGGCTGTTTTCAGTGTTTCGGATCTAGACTCTGGAGACAATGGGAAAATGGTGTGTTCCATCGAGAACGATCTCCCGTTCGTCCTGAAACCATCTGCAGAGAATTTTTACACCCTTCTGTCAGAAGGAGCTctggacagagagaaaagagccGAGTACAACATCACCATCACGGTCACTGATTTGGGGACACCCAGGCTGAAAACCCAGCACAACATAACCGTGCTGGTCTCCGACGTCAACGACAACGCCCCGGCCTTCACCCAAACCTCCTACACCCTCTGGGTCCGCGAGAACAACAGCCCCGCCCTGCACATCGGCAGCGTCAGCGCCACAGACACAGACGCAGGCGCCAACGCCCAGCTCACCTACTCGCTGCTGCCGCCCCAAGACCCGCACCTGCCCCTGGCCTCCCTCGTGTCCATCAACGCCGACAACGGCCACCTGTTCGCCCTCAGGTCGCTGGACTACGAGGCCCTGCAGGCCTTCGAGTTCGGCGTGGGCGCCACGGACCGCGGCTCGCCCGCGCTGAGCAGCCAGGCGCGGGTGCGCGTGCTGGTGCTGGACGCCAACGACAACTCGCCCTTCGTGCTGTACCCGCTGCAGAACGGCTCTGCGCCCTGCACCGAGCTGGTGCCCCGGGCGGCCGAGGCGGGCTACCTGGTGACCAAGGTGGTGGCGGTGGACGGCGACTCGGGCCAGAACGCCTGGCTGTCGTACCAGCTGCTCAAGGCCACGGAGCCCGGGCTGTTCGGCGTGTGGCCGCACAACGGCGAGGTGCGCACGGCCAGGCTGCTGAGCGAGCGCGACGCGCCCAAGCACAGGCTGCTGGTGCAGGTCAGGGACAATGGCGAGCCGCCGCGCTCGGCCAGCGTCACGCTGCACGTGCTGCTGGTGGACGGCTTCTCCCAGCCCTACCTGCCGCTGCCCGAGGCGGCGGCCGAGCAGGCGCGGGCCGACCCGCTCACCGTCTACCTGGTCGTCGCGCTGGCGTCGGTGTCGTCGCTCTTCCTCCTGTCGGTGCTGCTGTTCGTCGCGGTGCGGCTgtgcaggaggagcagggccgCGTCGCTGGGTCGCTGCACGGTGCCCGAGGGCCCCTTTCCAGGCCACCTGGTGGACGTGAGCGGCACCGGGACCCTGTCCCAGAGCTACCAGTATGAGGTGTGTCTGAGGGCCGGTTCGGGTACCAGCGAGTTTAGTTTCCTCAAGCCGTCTGTTCCCAGTGCTCTGGTTCACGACACTGAGCAATATTAG
- the PCDHB3 gene encoding protocadherin beta-3 isoform X2: MAGSAQEAGGERFLRQRQVLFLFAFLGGSLAGSESRRYSVAEEKERGFLITNLAKDLGLSVGELAARGAQVMSKGNRQHFQLSHQTGDLLLLEKLDREELCGSTEPCILHFQILLQNPLQFITNELQVIDENDHSPVFFENEIQLKILESTPPGTVIPLGNAEDLDVGRNSLQNYTISPNFHFHVLTRGGRDGRKYAELVLDKALDREEQPELSLTLTALDGGTPPRYGTVRVHIQVLDINDNAPEFTQSLYEVQILENSPVNSLIVTVSASDLDTGNFGTISYAFFHASEEIRKTFRLDPITGDIQLVKYLNFEAINTYEVNVEAKDGGGLSGKSTVIIQVVDVNDNAPELTVSSITSPIPENSPETVVAVFSVSDLDSGDNGKMVCSIENDLPFVLKPSAENFYTLLSEGALDREKRAEYNITITVTDLGTPRLKTQHNITVLVSDVNDNAPAFTQTSYTLWVRENNSPALHIGSVSATDTDAGANAQLTYSLLPPQDPHLPLASLVSINADNGHLFALRSLDYEALQAFEFGVGATDRGSPALSSQARVRVLVLDANDNSPFVLYPLQNGSAPCTELVPRAAEAGYLVTKVVAVDGDSGQNAWLSYQLLKATEPGLFGVWPHNGEVRTARLLSERDAPKHRLLVQVRDNGEPPRSASVTLHVLLVDGFSQPYLPLPEAAAEQARADPLTVYLVVALASVSSLFLLSVLLFVAVRLCRRSRAASLGRCTVPEGPFPGHLVDVSGTGTLSQSYQYEFPPSDFNLT; the protein is encoded by the coding sequence ATGGCAGGCAGTGCACAGGAGGCCGGAGGGGAGCGCTTTCTTAGACAAAGGCAAgttctgtttctctttgcttttctggGTGGGTCTCTGGCTGGGTCTGAGTCGAGACGCTACTCTGTGGCTGAGGAAAAAGAGAGGGGCTTTCTGATAACCAACCTAGCAAAGGATCTGGGGCTGAGTGTAGGGGAACTGGCTGCGAGGGGAGCCCAAGTTATGTCTAAAGGGAACAGACAGCATTTTCAGCTCAGCCATCAGACCGGTGATTTGCTCCTGCTGGAGAAATTGGACCGGGAGGAGCTATGCGGCTCCACAGAGCCATGTATACTGCATTTTCAGATATTACTGCAAAACCCTTTGCAATTTATTACAAATGAGCTCCAGGTCATAGACGAGAATGACCATTCTCCGGTGTTCTTTGAAAATGAGATACAGCTGAAAATCCTAGAAAGCACTCCACCAGGAACAGTAATTCCTTTGGGAAATGCCGAAGACTTGGATGTGGGAAGAAACAGTCTCCAAAACTACACGATCAGTCCCAATTTTCATTTCCACGTTCTCACACGCGGTGGTAGGGATGGAAGGAAGTACGCAGAACTAGTGCTGGACAAAGCGCTGGACCGTGAGGAGCAGCCTGAGCTCAGTTTAACGCTCACGGCGCTGGATGGCGGGACTCCACCCAGGTATGGGACAGTCCGGGTTCACATCCAGGTCTTAGACATAAACGACAATGCCCCAGAATTTACGCAGTCCCTCTATGAGGTTCAAATTCTAGAGAACAGCCCCGTTAACTCTCTTATTGTCACTGTCTCAGCGTCTGATTTAGATACAGGAAATTTTGGGACAATATCATATGCATTTTTTCATGCTTCGGAAGAAATTCGCAAAACTTTTCGACTGGATCCAATTACTGGTGATATCCAACTAgtcaaatatttgaattttgagGCGATTAATACTTATGAAGTCAACGTAGAAGCCAAGGATGGTGGAGGCCTTTCGGGAAAATCAACAGTGATCATTCAGGTAGTTGATGTGAACGACAACGCACCAGAACTGACCGTGTCATCAATTACTAGTCCTATCCCAGAGAACTCGCCGGAGACTGTGGTGGCTGTTTTCAGTGTTTCGGATCTAGACTCTGGAGACAATGGGAAAATGGTGTGTTCCATCGAGAACGATCTCCCGTTCGTCCTGAAACCATCTGCAGAGAATTTTTACACCCTTCTGTCAGAAGGAGCTctggacagagagaaaagagccGAGTACAACATCACCATCACGGTCACTGATTTGGGGACACCCAGGCTGAAAACCCAGCACAACATAACCGTGCTGGTCTCCGACGTCAACGACAACGCCCCGGCCTTCACCCAAACCTCCTACACCCTCTGGGTCCGCGAGAACAACAGCCCCGCCCTGCACATCGGCAGCGTCAGCGCCACAGACACAGACGCAGGCGCCAACGCCCAGCTCACCTACTCGCTGCTGCCGCCCCAAGACCCGCACCTGCCCCTGGCCTCCCTCGTGTCCATCAACGCCGACAACGGCCACCTGTTCGCCCTCAGGTCGCTGGACTACGAGGCCCTGCAGGCCTTCGAGTTCGGCGTGGGCGCCACGGACCGCGGCTCGCCCGCGCTGAGCAGCCAGGCGCGGGTGCGCGTGCTGGTGCTGGACGCCAACGACAACTCGCCCTTCGTGCTGTACCCGCTGCAGAACGGCTCTGCGCCCTGCACCGAGCTGGTGCCCCGGGCGGCCGAGGCGGGCTACCTGGTGACCAAGGTGGTGGCGGTGGACGGCGACTCGGGCCAGAACGCCTGGCTGTCGTACCAGCTGCTCAAGGCCACGGAGCCCGGGCTGTTCGGCGTGTGGCCGCACAACGGCGAGGTGCGCACGGCCAGGCTGCTGAGCGAGCGCGACGCGCCCAAGCACAGGCTGCTGGTGCAGGTCAGGGACAATGGCGAGCCGCCGCGCTCGGCCAGCGTCACGCTGCACGTGCTGCTGGTGGACGGCTTCTCCCAGCCCTACCTGCCGCTGCCCGAGGCGGCGGCCGAGCAGGCGCGGGCCGACCCGCTCACCGTCTACCTGGTCGTCGCGCTGGCGTCGGTGTCGTCGCTCTTCCTCCTGTCGGTGCTGCTGTTCGTCGCGGTGCGGCTgtgcaggaggagcagggccgCGTCGCTGGGTCGCTGCACGGTGCCCGAGGGCCCCTTTCCAGGCCACCTGGTGGACGTGAGCGGCACCGGGACCCTGTCCCAGAGCTACCAGTATGAG